The Triticum urartu cultivar G1812 unplaced genomic scaffold, Tu2.1 TuUngrouped_contig_5619, whole genome shotgun sequence genomic sequence CGTCAGAGGATCTGTGTCCAAGAGGAGAACGACGGCCTCGGTTGCTGCTGCTCCGATCCATGGTTTCTGCTCGCGCGCCGGAGACCTCCTCCCGTCCTCAGCCGGCGCATTTTGTTCTTTTTCTCTCCCTTTTCGCTTTTTTTTGGCGGAAAAAACTCTAAAAGGACAAGTAGTAGGTGGCCTGGGCCATCTATGCGTTTGGCCTTTTTTGCGTTCGCTAGCAGACCCTTGTTGACCCAGCCGCGCGGGAGGCAAAGCCTgttttttatttgttttctgttctcgtttttgctttatacttttATTTATGTTTTCAATTTTTTCCATATATGTATAAAAAATTCTTcgaaaacacatttttataaatattgaacaagtatttgaaaaatgttgaataagtattaaaaataTTTAAAAATGTTGAACACGTATTTTGACACATACAAGAATGTAGAGTTAAAACGAacaaacataagaaaaaagaaaagaaaacatgAAATGGAGAATAAAAAAGAAAACCGAACAAAAAATGAAGAAGAAACAAAAATGCAAGAAAACAAAAAACGAAGAAACAAAATGCAAGCAAGAATGAAAAAAATGAAAGAGACAAAAGAAAACAGACAAAAATGACTCGAATAGCCCCAAGTAGGATGCGCCCTAGCATTATGCACAAGGGCGAAGCTGGCCTGGTGGGTAGCAGTGTTGCGCGTGGTCTAGCAGACCCGGGATGTAATCCAGGTTTCTCCAATTTTTATTCTTCCTTTTCTTTTAAACGTACACGAACGGGCCAGCCCACTGGCTACAGCGTGGGAGATTCGCTTCAGTAAGGCGGAGCTAGACTTTTCGTAAAGCGAGAAATAGCTCGCGCGCGGAGGATTAGCTGCCCACCCTTGTTGAAGCTAATAAGCAGTCTTAATCATTTGgccaatatatgaatttgatcacTACTCTCTTTTTTTTTGTACAAAGTTCTTTTTTATCAAAGGCCTGATCACTAATACGTACAACAAATTAGTTGCTGAAAGAAACTGAAATCTCTCCGTGCCATATTGAATGTAATAACTCTTATATTATAGAGCAGAGGGAGTATTTTAGAAATGGCTAATAAATCCTGGGCTCTATGGAGCTCGAATTTTGGAAGAATAAAAAAACTTCCAAGTTAAAAAAATATCAGAAAAGGATGTATACTAAATATTTTTAAAGTCACATGGTGAACTACTGTTTTCATCTGATATATAAAAAACAGGAAATCATGTATTTCTAGTGCACACACTGTTCACTATCAAAGTTCATTATTTTTGTTTTTTAGCGTAAGTAAAATATATTTCAGTTTCAGCATGAAAATTTACAGTAATGCATTATAGATCCCTACATATGTGTGTATTTGGTTTTGCAATTTTAGTTTTGAAATATGATTTTTATTTTATATTTCAAAATTCCGCGCTCCTGGATCCCAAGAGCAATAAAAAATCCTCACTCAAGAGTATTCGTTATCCTCCACTATTTATATAAGCCAGTGCGGTGTTTTCCACTTGAAGAATTTTGTACTCCATCATATCGGCATTTTTTATTTTGAAAAATAAATGCGACAAGGTTTATTTTTTGCCTTAAATACAAGATGGTACATTttgcaaaaaataaaataaaaataaggtATATGTGAAGCTGGCCAGGCCCAAGAAGCAACACCGCGATGGTTCACGAGGAGTGGGAGGAAGAAATCGTCAGAGAGTAATGAGGGGAGAAGAATTAGTGAGGAAGAAGCAaagtgagggagagaggaggtggGAGGGAAAAGTGAATGAAGACTTGatgtgggagggggaggggaggaaaaggtggtgggtgctgCGGCTTAGCAGCAACGCGTGTTGGAAAAACGCGTTGCTGCTAAAAATGTAGTAGTAGCGTGTTTCTGCAAGACGCGATGCTGCTAAGTGAGGCCCACCATGTGTCATGGTGCAAAAATAGTTATAGCGTGTTCCATAAAAAGCGCGCTACTACTACTTAGGCTGTCGGCTAAGCTATGGTCGTAATATCCGTAGCGTGTTTTCCTTGGACGCACTACTGCTAAGGTGGTATCAATAGCGCACATTATTGAAACACGCTACTGTTAAGTAGCTGTAGCGCCTTCATttaaccagcgctactgctaagcctTTACGTATAaggtttttcctagtagtgtgggCTCCTTCCTCCTTCTCTGATCTTCGTTCCTCCTCTAGTTTGCTCTCAAGTCAAACTAGAAAACTGTTCTGGTTCGGCTTTTCGGACATGTCCTGGGTCCTGTGGACTATCAGGAACAAGTTTACTATCGAAAATATTTTTCCGGCCAAACCCGCTGACTGCATGTTCAAATTGATCTTTTTTCTACAACAGTGGAAACCATTGATTAAGGAGCAGGACCCTGGAGCGACTAAAGTCTCAACGGCGTCTTCCTTCCTTCGATCCAATCCTGCCTCTACCAGCTGAGTTAGCCTTTTTTGGTACTGCTGCCCTTGGGGCGTAGGTAGACGGCCTGCGTGCCGTTCCAGGCTATTGTGCCTTGTAACCGTACTTCTTAATATTTGGGCCTTTGGTCGTTTGTCGTGCGCTGGTGTTTGTTACTGAGTCTTATCTATTGGCTTTATTTGTAATGTCGGGCATCAGCCTTTTCTCTACAAAAAAATAGATTATAGACCATTCACAGCTTCGGTGTTGAAGAAAGCTCATGTTAAACTTTTCATGGATGAGACGAATCACATGGAACTCAGCTATACATGTCATTGTGACGTTAACCAAGACATGGTACGACTTACATCAGGTGTGCAAGGGCAAATTCCTCGTCAGTTAACCAAGACATGTCATTGTGAGTTATAGATCTCCTtgttcttttcttcttcttttttttttttgcggggataGATCTCCTTGTTCAACAATTCCGCCTCCTCAGGGTGCCACTGCAAattacaaaaataaataaataacttTTCGTCTGCGCCGGAAACGAAGAGTGACTCTTTCTGGAATGACATGCACCTTCGCTTGTCCGTTTACGCGGAGAGATACTCTCTTCGTCCGCGCGTCGACCAAAGAGTGAGTCTTCATCCGGGATGGAAACGATAAGTTGATCTTTGGCCCGGGCCCGGCACGGACGAAGACTGACTTGGCCATGGGGCGGACGTAGGGTACCTCTTCATTCAGCGCAGGACTGACGGGTCATATAATGAAATTTCTGAAATCCGAAATATAGTTTCGAGATTTCATAAATAAAAAATTAGAGATATGATTTTTAGAGGACACTTGTTACTAGACAGTACACGTGCGTGATGCACAGCCTAAATTGTACAGAAACCAGGGATCACCTATCCAGGTCCTGTCCTTTTGCTGCGCCTTGTTGGGACGCTTTCTGCCTCGGTACAACAAGAAGTTTGAGCTTGACCTATATGATAATGGGCATCCAAAACAAGCTAGCAAGCAATCCCTTTTCTCGATCATCTTGGCAAAGCTGTATAGACAGTTATAAATGACCTCATTTTCAGGCCGAGTACCTATCAATGCAAAAGGAAGTTCAAGGGCGAACTGTATAGAAGGAAATCACATCCAGGCCTCAAATTAACAGTGGATACACAACAACTTGTaatcttttgtttttttctgttACATGTACATACTACCCTTTTCTTTAATTTACAGGAGGATACTCTTTTAGTGTTTATCTTAACAAAAGAATATAAGTGCGCTTTATTGCGGTATCTCACTTTGGTGTAATCAAATATAGGACTGTTGCACATAAGGGGTGACGCTTAATAATTGTCTACCAAAGCCAAGATCAAGATCAATGCTAACAACATGAAATCGAGTGGGGAAATCTTAAATGACAGTGCAGATAAGCCACATAATTTGATGGGGTCTATAGTAACCATACTCTGAACAAGACCTCTAGTCAAAGCCTTCGATGCGGCGAAACTTCAGAAACCTGTGTGATTTTTCCTAGGAGACCTGTGTGCTTTTGTTTAGATAATAGTGTTTGTGAATGGCTACATGGAATGCTTCAAGCAATCCAATATTGCAGCAGCAGGGCCATACGTAGGTCTCCGCACCAGCCTCTGCTCACGGATGGAGAAGTTGCTGCCAGCAAAAACAAGTGTTCAGTTTAGGATGCCCATCACACAAAGAGTAGAGGCTACTAACAACAGGCGCCTCCTTTTTTCCCACTCAAAAAGAAGGCGCCTGTTCTTAGCAGCCTCTACTCTTTGTGTGATGAGCAACCTAAATTGAACAGGAATCAGGGATCACCTCTCTGAATCCTGCGCTTTTGCCACACTTTGTTGGACGCTTTTTGCCTTGGTTTAGCACAAGGTTGGAACCTGACCTGTCCAAAAGAAGAAAAAAGGTTTGAACATGACAGATATGATAATGGATATCCAACACAAGCTAGCAGTTCCTTTCTCAATTGATATCATGTTTTGCAAGCTTGCAGCTGGTTGTAGACCCACAGGAAAGTGCCGAGAAGGCGCTGAGAAGTCAGGTAGGCCATTAATTATGAGTTATGAAACTGTTCAGCAACTTGCTCTTGTTGCATCAGTTAATGTAGTCCCCATCAAACCTAATCAAAATGCgataggcctcctttggtttgtaggaatctcataggatttctataggataggatttacataggaaaatttcctttgaagccctttggtttgtaggaatggattcctattcctatgtaggataggaatcaatccttcatATTTTGGAGGGAAAAAAACATTAGCTAAGACTCAATGGAAAAACtcctatcctatgcatcaaatgacatctctttctctataggaagtaagatacatgtcatctcacttcctatgattttcctattcctataacattcttatcctatgaaccaaaagaggccttaATGATTTGCATTAAATCGCAAACCATGCTAGCTAGCTAGCCCCATGACACTGGCCCTCCAACTGATTGCAATCTCAGTGTTGATGAATTGCAAAGTACAAGACTAGGATCCCCTGATCATTATGAAATCATTACTCTTGCAACTAAACATAAATAGCAAATCCTTGACAGTTTCACTCTCATAACAGAAGATTCCAAATAAGATGTAGCCCATCCATAAAAAGGATGGACCCAAGATGCATGCACAAGGCTTGTCTGCCAATATCTCATTGCACAATGATTCCCTGTTTGCATGGGGTCCTCCTGCCACTTATCCACCAGACGTGCCACTATGGCAGTACCCATCATGCACCAAACATTTGGCCCATAGAAATACATAATCCCAATAATATTTCATTGATCCTCTTGCAGCATTGCACAAATAAACCTCGTGGCCTTGTCCCCTTGCCCAATCATCAATGGCACTTGACAGGGATCATATCCCGAGCTATAAATTATTGGTCCAGTAGCCTCAAAACAGCATCGCTTCATCCACAAACAAAGCATTTGCAACTCAACTAGAGTTTCCAACTCCCAGCAAAAAAGAACCAACCATGATCAACGCCAAGAGAATTGCTCAACTAGCAAAGAAGTGGCAGAGGGTAGCAGCTCTCGGGAGGAAGCGGTTTACCACAACGGCAACAACAGAAATCGAAGGGTGCTCAACAGCAGTGGCAGGAAAGGGCCACTGTGTCATGTACACCACTGATGGGAGACGGTTCGAGGTGCCATTGGCATACCTTAGCACGGTGGTCTTCAGTGAGCTCCTGCGGATGTCCGAAGAGGTGTTTGGTTTCACGGGCAGCAAAGGAGGGATCAAGCTGCCCTGTGACGCCATGGTGATGGAGTACGCCATGTCCTTGCTCAGGAGAAGGGCCTCTGCTGAGATGGAGGCCGCGTTCCTTAGCTCCATGGTGATGCCATGCTACTATGCAGCTCCACCTGTGGGAGTTAGCCAGCATGTTATTGTCTGTAGTTGCTAATTGTCATTATGTTTTGTACTTTTGTATGTAAAGTAGTTTGATGTAGGAAACAGGAAAGAGGATGTTCTATGCAGAGACTTTTAGTTTTGCAACCGATTATCGGAAAATGTTTACAAACATCGTTCCTCCAGAGTATATATTTCTATGGAGATAAATGACCGGTCGCTTTTAGGACTTGAACAGAAAAGGTCAACATATTCTTCTGCACAGTTACATGGCCTCAGACTCAGAAATTTACAAAGAAATGTTTAGTGGGTAG encodes the following:
- the LOC125529461 gene encoding auxin-responsive protein SAUR36-like → MINAKRIAQLAKKWQRVAALGRKRFTTTATTEIEGCSTAVAGKGHCVMYTTDGRRFEVPLAYLSTVVFSELLRMSEEVFGFTGSKGGIKLPCDAMVMEYAMSLLRRRASAEMEAAFLSSMVMPCYYAAPPVGVSQHVIVCSC